From the Maioricimonas rarisocia genome, one window contains:
- a CDS encoding ABC transporter permease: MNYHDLTYLDVAIAAVLILINGIISLLMRLDLEKRLLVASVRTVVQLLLVGLVLKWIFARDHPAAVAGLMLLMSCIAGTAAVRRTDRRFKGIWTSSLIAVMTSSWIVIGVALTAILSPNEWLQSPAQYAIPLMGMILGNTLNGISLGLDRFTDDLVSKRNEVELLLCLGGTRWDAARPTVQSAIRTGMIPIINSMMVVGLVSLPGMMTGQILAGAEPMSAVRYQIVIMFLIAAGSAMGTTLVVLLSFRRLFNARHQFLADRLTRR, encoded by the coding sequence ATGAACTACCACGACCTCACCTATCTCGACGTCGCCATCGCAGCCGTGTTGATCCTCATCAACGGGATCATCTCGCTGCTCATGCGTCTGGATCTCGAGAAGCGGCTGCTCGTCGCCTCGGTCCGCACGGTCGTGCAACTGCTGCTCGTCGGCCTGGTGCTCAAGTGGATCTTCGCCCGCGACCATCCCGCCGCCGTCGCCGGCCTGATGCTCCTGATGTCCTGCATCGCCGGAACCGCCGCCGTTCGCCGCACCGACCGCCGCTTCAAAGGCATCTGGACCAGCAGCCTCATCGCCGTCATGACCAGTTCGTGGATCGTCATCGGCGTGGCCCTCACCGCCATCCTCTCCCCGAACGAATGGTTGCAGTCACCGGCTCAGTACGCGATCCCTCTGATGGGCATGATCCTCGGCAACACCCTCAACGGCATCTCGCTCGGCCTCGACCGGTTCACCGACGATCTCGTGAGCAAGCGCAACGAAGTCGAACTGCTGCTCTGTCTGGGAGGAACACGCTGGGACGCTGCCCGCCCCACCGTCCAGTCCGCAATCCGGACCGGCATGATCCCCATCATCAACTCGATGATGGTCGTCGGTCTGGTCAGTCTGCCGGGCATGATGACCGGACAGATCCTCGCCGGTGCCGAGCCCATGTCCGCCGTCCGCTATCAGATCGTCATCATGTTCCTCATCGCGGCCGGCTCTGCCATGGGAACGACACTGGTCGTGCTGCTGAGCTTCCGCCGGCTGTTCAACGCCCGCCACCAGTTCCTGGCCGACCGGCTCACAAGGCGATAA
- a CDS encoding ABC transporter ATP-binding protein: protein MRPEPITHRLTIADAPPDTSTKHRVPAPTMTEPLLEAHNLHRTGDNGTPLLTDVSLHVEPGQRWAIRGSSGAGKTVLMRALALLAPIDSGEILFRGQPIENANVPRYRSSVIYLQQRPVLLEGTVEDNLQLPFRLRTHAKRHYDRDRIRELLSHVGRDESFLGRQREHLSGGEAQIVAVLRAIQMNPQMLLLDEPTAALDRDSVSAVESLVKDWLAEDSSRATVWVTHDDTQTQRMSDHVLHLAGGHVVAEP from the coding sequence ATGCGGCCCGAACCCATCACGCATCGCCTGACAATCGCCGACGCTCCACCGGATACCAGCACGAAGCACAGGGTTCCCGCCCCCACAATGACCGAACCACTCCTCGAAGCACACAACCTGCACCGGACCGGCGACAACGGCACCCCACTGCTGACCGACGTCTCCCTCCACGTCGAACCGGGACAGCGCTGGGCGATCCGCGGCTCCTCGGGGGCAGGCAAGACCGTCCTCATGCGGGCCCTCGCACTGCTCGCCCCGATCGACTCGGGTGAGATTCTCTTCCGCGGACAGCCGATCGAGAACGCCAACGTTCCCCGCTACCGCAGCTCCGTCATCTACCTGCAGCAGCGCCCCGTACTGCTCGAAGGGACCGTCGAAGACAACCTGCAGCTCCCGTTTCGCCTGCGTACCCACGCAAAGCGGCACTACGACCGTGATCGCATCAGGGAACTTCTCTCACACGTCGGCCGCGACGAGTCGTTCCTCGGTCGCCAGCGGGAACATCTTTCCGGCGGAGAAGCACAGATCGTCGCCGTCCTCCGTGCGATCCAGATGAACCCGCAGATGCTCCTGCTCGACGAACCGACGGCCGCCCTGGACCGCGATTCGGTCTCGGCCGTCGAATCACTTGTGAAGGACTGGCTCGCCGAAGACAGCTCGCGGGCGACCGTCTGGGTCACCCACGACGACACACAGACACAGCGCATGTCCGATCACGTCCTCCACCTCGCCGGCGGCCACGTCGTCGCAGAGCCGTAG
- a CDS encoding 1-phosphofructokinase family hexose kinase: MILAAGLSPAWQQIADFDQLRPGEVNRATQVHWCASGKVLNAAIAVHRLGAPCRGLSVAGGPAGHSLRADMQAEGVAMDWVETTAPSRVCTTIRETGPGRTTELVENAPALTQSDLETFLKVFEQAAATADVLVLSGSLPAGTPADFYRTMLQRAGKPAVLDIRGDELIHALECCPRVVKPNREELAATVDHPVDDEEGLRQAVRALQERGAEWVVITDGAGPVYAASPDEAWRFEPARPRELVNPIGCGDSLAAGLAVGISEGRGLVDAVRLGMGAAAANLENLLPARLEPGRAEALAAAVQASPLAW; this comes from the coding sequence GTGATTCTGGCCGCCGGACTCTCCCCCGCCTGGCAGCAGATTGCCGACTTCGATCAGCTCCGCCCCGGCGAAGTGAACCGGGCCACGCAGGTCCACTGGTGTGCCTCCGGCAAAGTGTTGAATGCCGCGATCGCCGTCCATCGTCTGGGGGCTCCCTGCCGCGGACTCTCGGTCGCAGGCGGACCGGCCGGTCATTCGCTGAGGGCCGACATGCAGGCCGAAGGCGTGGCGATGGACTGGGTCGAAACGACCGCCCCCTCCCGCGTCTGCACGACCATCCGCGAGACCGGTCCCGGGCGGACGACCGAACTGGTCGAGAACGCCCCCGCACTGACGCAGTCGGACCTGGAGACCTTCCTGAAGGTCTTCGAACAGGCCGCGGCCACCGCCGACGTTCTCGTCCTGAGCGGATCACTTCCCGCCGGCACTCCCGCCGACTTCTACCGGACAATGCTGCAGCGGGCCGGCAAACCGGCCGTGCTCGACATCCGTGGTGATGAACTGATCCACGCACTCGAATGCTGTCCCCGCGTCGTCAAACCGAACCGCGAAGAACTGGCCGCCACCGTCGATCACCCTGTCGACGACGAAGAGGGACTTCGCCAAGCCGTCCGGGCCCTGCAGGAGCGCGGTGCGGAATGGGTCGTCATCACCGACGGTGCCGGCCCCGTCTACGCTGCCTCCCCCGACGAAGCATGGCGATTCGAGCCGGCCAGGCCGCGTGAACTGGTCAATCCGATCGGCTGCGGCGACTCGCTCGCCGCCGGCTTGGCGGTGGGAATCAGCGAGGGCAGGGGCCTGGTCGATGCAGTCCGACTCGGCATGGGAGCCGCTGCGGCCAACCTGGAAAACCTCCTCCCCGCCCGACTCGAACCGGGTCGTGCCGAGGCCCTCGCCGCCGCTGTGCAGGCCAGCCCACTCGCGTGGTGA
- a CDS encoding iron-containing alcohol dehydrogenase: MMSGCSQYDLLLPRRVVFGWGRRNELGPLAAELGRRAFLVTGSRTLQASGTVEAVTAQLREAGVETVPIGQIAHEPEVQDVDATVARILEHRPGEGDLVIGLGGGSAIDLAKAVAALVTNRHGESVRDFLEGVGNGLTIDQPTLPFLAVPTTAGTGSEATKNAVISSYDPTFKKSLRSPRMVAAAVLIDPELTVTVPASVTAATGMDAITQLIESYISGRTQPFTRALCLEGLQRALPAIVTAVEQPTDRPAREAMSHAAFLSGMALANSGLGLAHGVAAALGVHCRTPHGIACAVMLPAALRVNRDVRRDDLAHLGRLLTDTDSNDPDVLADAFIEHIESICSRVGIPRTLSQLGVEREQIAAIVPSSHGNSMRGNPTQLTDDELTSLLEGML; encoded by the coding sequence ATGATGAGCGGTTGTTCACAATACGATCTGCTGTTGCCCCGCCGGGTCGTCTTCGGCTGGGGACGTCGCAACGAACTCGGCCCGCTGGCGGCCGAACTGGGCCGACGTGCCTTTCTTGTCACCGGCTCGCGGACCCTCCAGGCCAGTGGAACGGTCGAGGCGGTCACTGCGCAACTGCGAGAGGCCGGAGTCGAAACCGTCCCGATCGGACAGATCGCGCACGAGCCGGAAGTCCAGGACGTCGACGCAACCGTCGCCCGCATCCTCGAGCATCGCCCCGGCGAGGGGGATCTGGTGATCGGACTTGGAGGCGGATCCGCCATCGATCTCGCCAAGGCGGTCGCCGCTCTGGTCACTAACCGGCACGGCGAATCGGTTCGCGATTTCCTCGAAGGCGTCGGCAACGGACTCACAATCGACCAGCCGACTTTGCCGTTCCTCGCCGTCCCCACCACCGCCGGAACCGGCAGCGAAGCGACGAAGAACGCCGTCATCTCATCCTATGATCCGACGTTCAAGAAGAGTCTCCGCTCGCCCCGCATGGTGGCCGCCGCCGTCCTGATCGACCCCGAGCTGACTGTCACTGTCCCGGCCAGCGTCACGGCCGCGACCGGGATGGATGCGATCACGCAGCTCATCGAAAGTTACATCTCCGGCCGAACGCAGCCCTTCACCCGGGCCCTCTGCCTCGAAGGTCTGCAGCGGGCCCTGCCGGCGATCGTCACCGCCGTCGAACAGCCGACCGATCGCCCCGCCCGCGAGGCCATGTCGCATGCCGCATTCCTTTCGGGAATGGCACTGGCCAACTCGGGGCTCGGCCTGGCCCATGGCGTGGCAGCCGCACTGGGAGTTCACTGCCGCACGCCCCACGGCATCGCCTGCGCCGTCATGCTTCCCGCCGCCCTGCGGGTCAACCGGGACGTCCGCCGCGACGATCTGGCACACCTCGGTCGCCTGCTGACCGATACGGACTCCAACGATCCCGACGTACTGGCCGACGCGTTCATCGAGCACATCGAATCAATTTGCAGTCGTGTCGGCATTCCCCGGACGCTTTCGCAACTCGGTGTGGAGCGCGAGCAGATCGCTGCCATCGTTCCCAGTTCGCATGGCAACAGCATGCGGGGCAATCCGACACAGCTCACCGACGACGAACTGACATCGCTGCTGGAGGGAATGCTGTGA
- a CDS encoding M20/M25/M40 family metallo-hydrolase — protein MLRRLAIPSVRALCTALAVSVLFPVAVRAERIEEATQRLLEDVKYLASDDLQGRGVGTKGLDQAAVYIRDAFAAAGLDVTVDGGDAYQDFEVIDGAKLTEPNVLTLNGPDGQSVTLELGKDFTVGSFGDAGTFDAPIVFCGYGIDSKEPEYDSFAGVDVKDKVVIIMRRTPQQANPHGLFAAGHGGSRHAALRTKVSNAFQHGAAAILFVNDPYTGRKEAEALQSQLEKAAGEIVDVAVKIADAEGDEPPAELLKELRERTNHYRQVQELVETHNDDKLMEFGYGGTRGGKSVPILHISQEICSRLLESSLGKSLAEIEVEIDATGEPQSAPLSGWIAEGEASFELVRVPVRNVIGVLEGSGPLADETIIVGAHYDHVGLGGEGSLAPGVKEVHNGADDNASGTAALIELARRLAERDQPLPRRVVFIAFTGEERGLLGSAHYVREPVFPLESTVAMFNMDMVGRLDEEKLTVFGSGTSSAWEEMLNRLGDDTGLELVRKPEGFGPSDHSSFYAKEIPVIHLFTGTHTDYHRPSDDWDKLNVRGMARIVDLLEAMVVEVATGEERPDYVAIKGRASLARSGSRPYFGSIPDFGTDAEGYAISGVSPGSPADKGGLKGGDVIVRMGGQPIGGLDDFDLALRKFSPGQEVEVVVLRDNKETKLKVTLAAPRS, from the coding sequence ATGCTCCGTCGTCTGGCAATTCCTTCGGTGCGGGCCCTGTGCACCGCCCTGGCCGTTTCCGTCCTGTTTCCTGTTGCTGTTCGTGCCGAGCGGATCGAGGAGGCGACGCAGCGGCTTCTGGAAGACGTCAAATACCTGGCGTCGGATGATCTGCAGGGGCGTGGCGTCGGGACAAAGGGGCTGGACCAGGCGGCGGTCTACATTCGGGACGCCTTTGCCGCGGCCGGTCTCGACGTGACGGTGGATGGGGGAGACGCCTACCAGGACTTCGAGGTGATCGACGGCGCGAAGCTGACGGAGCCGAATGTCCTGACGCTCAACGGGCCGGATGGTCAGTCCGTCACGCTCGAACTGGGGAAGGATTTCACCGTTGGTTCATTCGGTGATGCCGGGACGTTCGATGCTCCCATCGTCTTCTGCGGCTACGGGATCGACTCGAAGGAGCCGGAGTACGACAGCTTTGCCGGCGTCGATGTGAAGGACAAGGTGGTCATCATCATGCGGCGGACGCCGCAGCAGGCGAATCCGCACGGTCTGTTTGCGGCCGGGCATGGAGGATCGCGGCACGCGGCGTTGCGAACGAAGGTGAGCAATGCGTTCCAGCACGGGGCGGCGGCGATTCTGTTCGTCAACGATCCGTACACGGGGCGCAAGGAAGCGGAGGCACTGCAGTCTCAGCTGGAGAAGGCGGCCGGCGAGATCGTGGACGTCGCGGTGAAGATCGCCGATGCGGAGGGAGACGAGCCTCCGGCCGAGCTGCTCAAGGAGTTGCGCGAGCGGACGAATCATTATCGGCAGGTGCAGGAACTGGTCGAAACGCACAACGACGACAAGCTGATGGAGTTCGGCTACGGCGGGACGCGCGGCGGCAAGTCGGTGCCGATCCTGCACATCTCGCAGGAGATCTGCAGTCGGCTGCTGGAGTCGAGTCTCGGGAAGAGCCTTGCCGAGATCGAAGTCGAGATCGATGCGACCGGCGAGCCGCAGAGTGCTCCGCTGTCGGGCTGGATTGCGGAAGGTGAGGCGAGCTTCGAGCTGGTGCGCGTACCGGTGCGGAACGTGATTGGCGTGCTCGAAGGGAGCGGTCCGCTGGCGGATGAAACGATCATCGTCGGGGCTCACTACGATCATGTCGGGCTGGGGGGCGAAGGCTCTCTTGCGCCCGGCGTGAAGGAAGTTCATAACGGTGCGGACGACAACGCGTCGGGTACGGCAGCGCTGATCGAACTGGCTCGACGGCTGGCCGAACGGGACCAGCCGCTTCCCCGACGTGTGGTCTTCATCGCGTTTACGGGTGAGGAACGGGGACTGCTCGGCTCGGCTCATTACGTGCGCGAGCCGGTCTTCCCACTCGAGTCGACGGTGGCGATGTTCAACATGGACATGGTCGGCCGTCTCGACGAAGAGAAGTTGACCGTCTTCGGTTCCGGGACGTCGTCGGCCTGGGAAGAAATGCTCAACCGTCTGGGCGATGACACGGGGCTGGAGCTGGTCCGCAAGCCGGAGGGATTTGGCCCGAGCGATCACTCGTCGTTCTACGCGAAGGAGATCCCGGTCATTCATCTGTTTACCGGCACGCACACCGATTATCACCGTCCGTCGGATGACTGGGACAAGCTGAATGTGCGGGGGATGGCGCGGATCGTGGATCTGCTCGAGGCAATGGTCGTCGAAGTCGCGACCGGGGAGGAGCGGCCGGATTATGTGGCGATCAAGGGACGTGCGTCGCTGGCCCGCAGCGGCAGCCGACCGTACTTCGGTTCGATTCCGGACTTCGGGACCGATGCCGAGGGGTATGCGATTTCGGGCGTCTCCCCCGGGAGTCCTGCCGACAAGGGAGGGCTGAAGGGGGGCGATGTCATCGTCCGGATGGGCGGACAGCCGATCGGTGGGCTGGATGATTTCGATCTGGCGCTGCGGAAGTTCTCGCCCGGCCAGGAAGTGGAAGTCGTCGTGCTTCGCGACAACAAGGAAACGAAACTGAAGGTTACTCTGGCGGCCCCTCGGTCATGA
- a CDS encoding C-terminal binding protein — protein sequence MSPEYRVLITDRPWSESDIEREILADVGVEVVEAPDSDEATLIEAVRDCDAIATCWAKVTAGVIQAAERCRHVARMGIGLDNIAVDEATRRGIPVTNVPDYCVSEVSDHALALILACARNIGFFHGRTKQGEYDLAAAGSMRRLSECTLGLVGLGHTARALVPKARALGMTVIATTPSGNDYGTGCRMVSFEEVLEKGDFISVHAPLTEATRHLFDAAAFERMKPSAYLINTARGGLIDESAMWDSLKAGQIAGAGLDVFDPEPPDLDRPLFRDERVIVTPHAAFVSRESVVELRQRVAKQIAAVLSGERPASVVNPEVYDDHAAKDGGD from the coding sequence ATGAGCCCCGAATACCGAGTCCTGATTACGGATCGTCCCTGGAGTGAGTCCGACATCGAGCGGGAGATTCTCGCCGACGTCGGTGTCGAGGTCGTGGAGGCCCCCGATTCCGACGAGGCGACACTGATCGAAGCGGTCCGAGACTGCGATGCGATTGCCACCTGCTGGGCGAAAGTCACAGCGGGGGTCATCCAGGCGGCGGAACGGTGTCGGCATGTGGCCCGGATGGGAATCGGTCTGGATAACATTGCGGTGGACGAAGCGACGCGGCGGGGCATTCCCGTCACCAACGTGCCGGACTACTGCGTTTCGGAGGTCTCCGATCATGCGTTGGCGCTGATCCTGGCCTGTGCGCGGAACATCGGATTCTTCCACGGTCGTACGAAACAGGGTGAGTACGATCTGGCGGCGGCCGGATCGATGCGGCGGCTTTCGGAATGCACGCTGGGGCTGGTCGGTCTGGGGCACACGGCACGGGCACTGGTTCCGAAGGCGCGGGCGTTGGGGATGACGGTGATCGCGACGACTCCGTCGGGCAACGATTACGGGACCGGCTGCCGGATGGTGTCGTTCGAGGAGGTGCTGGAGAAGGGCGACTTCATCTCGGTGCATGCACCGCTGACGGAGGCGACGCGTCATTTGTTCGATGCGGCAGCGTTTGAGCGGATGAAGCCGTCGGCGTATCTGATCAACACGGCCCGGGGCGGGCTGATTGACGAGTCGGCTATGTGGGACTCGCTCAAGGCGGGGCAGATTGCCGGGGCGGGACTCGATGTGTTCGATCCGGAGCCGCCCGATCTCGACCGCCCCCTGTTTCGGGACGAGCGTGTGATCGTGACGCCGCACGCGGCGTTTGTCTCGCGCGAATCGGTCGTTGAGTTGCGGCAACGTGTGGCGAAGCAGATTGCTGCGGTTCTGAGCGGCGAACGTCCCGCGAGCGTCGTCAATCCTGAGGTTTACGACGACCACGCTGCAAAAGACGGCGGGGACTGA